In a single window of the Pseudorca crassidens isolate mPseCra1 chromosome 9, mPseCra1.hap1, whole genome shotgun sequence genome:
- the LOC137231158 gene encoding LOW QUALITY PROTEIN: tripartite motif-containing protein 43-like (The sequence of the model RefSeq protein was modified relative to this genomic sequence to represent the inferred CDS: substituted 2 bases at 2 genomic stop codons), translating to MDSDNPEAFQKELTCLVCLNYLLDPLTIGCGHSFYRSCLCLLWEQAEDPASCPVCRQRSQQTNLKTNFLLKNLVSIVRKANLGQFLNSEGHMCGTHKXTKKIFCEANKSLLCLVCSQSQEHRAHRHRSSEEAAEECWVCLVGCLAESLVSTHEISMQGIKGKPTGGEPGQSSPLILSIFSCSDKGQLYGAETISFSKEISNHNIXLFDNVRRAAGMHRGAGGERGGEEEESRRFPNTLRGSVRDARRQESRPGCPRPLPSRACSPGTKLPRNSGPGAQRGGALASARAACGRRRRGPRGGSSSWSAWPNAVDVASARRERRPRRPDVAAPRPEPVLRRQPRCPSASRGPQAAARAPERRGRSCARRSGRLSQDPEGAFPAARSEVGEGSRSSRPPSAARPSPRLPSAAEVWLIGPRRAGGARRAEAAPAGAETPWPGPRGQMVSYVDNSFRQAVMKNPAERTPPPVADWIMTHSRKRWDGKKEWYTESEDIFLLLCEGEDNHDCLLTTSPVLAVYRETYRLGWVCVFLDNHSGKVRCFNTVKISFIWRCPV from the exons ATGGACTCAGACAACCCAGAAGCCTTCCAGAAAGAGCTCACCTGCCTCGTGTGCCTGAATTACCTTCTAGACCCACTCACCATAGGCTGTGGACACAGCTTCTATAGGTCCTGTCTCTGTCTTCTCTGGGAGCAAGCTGAAGACCCTGCCAGTTGCCCAGTGTGCAGGCAACGATCACAGCAGACAAACCTCAAAACCAATTTTCTTCTGAAGAATCTGGTGTCCATTGTCAGAAAAGCAAATCTCGGGCAATTCCTGAACTCTGAGGGACATATGTGTGGGACCCATAAGTAGACAAAGAAGATCTTCTGTGAAGCCAACAAGAGCTTGCTCTGTTTGGTCTGCTCTCAAAGTCAGGAGCACAGGGCTCACAGGCACCGTTCCAGTGAAGAGGCTGCTGAGGAATGCTGG gtctgccttgtaggatgtttagcagaatCCTTGGTCTCTACCCACGAAATATCAATG CAAGGAATCAAAGGAAAGCCGACAGGAGGAGAACCTGGGCAGTCATCTCCGCTAATTCTTAGTATCTTTAGCTGCAGTGATAAAGGTCAACTATATGGTGCTG AGACGATTTCCTTCAGTAAAGAAATAAGCAATCACAATATCTAGCTGTTTGACAATGTGAGAA GAGCGGCGGGGATGCACAGAGGCgcaggaggagaaagaggcggggaagaggaggagagtcGCCGCTTCCCAAACACTCTCCGGGGGTCTGTGCGCGACGCCCGCCGCCAGGAGTCCCGACCCGGCTGCCCGCGGCCACTTCCCTCCCGCGCCTGCAGCCCAGGAACAAAGTTGCCAAGAAACAGCGGGCCGGGGGCGCAGCGGGGCGGCGCTCTGGCCTCTGCGCGCGCCGCTTGTGGTAGGCGGCGGCGCGGCCCGAGAGGAGGCAGCAGCAGTTGGAGTGCTTGGCCGAACGCAGTAGACGTAGCCTCGGCGCGGCGGGAACGGCGGCCGAGGCGACCCGACGTCGCGGCGCCCAGACCTGAGCCGGTCCTCAGACGGCAGCCGCGGTGCCCGAGTGCTTCCCGGGGGCCCCAGGCGGCGGCGCGAGCCCCGGAGAGGAGGGGGCGGTCCTGCGCGCGGAGGAGCGGGAGGCTG AGCCAGGATCCGGAGGGAGCCTTCCCGGCCGCGCGGAGCGAAGTTGGCGAAGGAAGCAGGAGCTCCCGGCCGCCGAGCGCCGCGCGACCCTCGCCCCGCCTACCCTCTGCCGCTGAGGTTTGGCTGATTGGGCCGAGGCGGGCGGGCGGAGCGCGCAGGGCGGAGGCGGCGCCCGCGGGCGCAGAGACACCCTGGCCCGGGCCGCGGGGGCAGATGGTGTCCTATGTGGATAACAGCTTCCGCCAGGCGGTGATGAAGAACCCAGCTGAGAGGACCCCCCCCCCAGTTGCTGACTGGATAATGACGCATTCTCGTAAGCGTTGGGATG GTAAGAAAGAATGGTACACTGAATCTGAggacatatttcttcttttatgtgaGGGGGAAGATAATCATGACTGTCTCTTGACCACTTCCCCAGTGTTGGCAGTATATAGAGAAACCTATAGGCTGGGTTGGGTTTGTGTGTTCCTTGATAATCACAGTGGAAAGGTGAGGTgttttaatactgttaaaatttcCTTCATATGGAGGTGCCCAGTTTGA